In Mycobacteriales bacterium, one genomic interval encodes:
- a CDS encoding polysaccharide biosynthesis C-terminal domain-containing protein — protein MTSTRQEPDRRPAESARPASSKSELGAVARGGVLNLVGAGTSSVANFVLVVLVTRGFDKTTAGVFFTATSVFLLGARVAELGTTTGLVYFISRFRSLGTTSRIRGSLRIALLPVLVTSVLAAVVAIFLAPDMAGWLVHGDSGDFATFLRILVVFLPLGAASDALLSATQGIGTMRPMVAVEKVGRPVAQVLLTVIAVVLGSQLVLPFAWVVPYLPAAVLAAFWLRKLLRRSGVRAEGPTTIEPGQISEFWRFTAPRALASVVQLALQRLDIVLVAAIKGPIDAAIYTAATRFLVVGQLGAQAITTSVQPRLSQRLARHEKDATNHLYRIATGWLILVTWPLYLMCAVFAPYMTRLFGHGYTAGTTVVVLLSLTMLIATACGMVDVVLIMGGRTTWNLGNAVLALVVNITVDILLIPHLGILGAGIGWSAAILVNNLLPLSQIAFVLGLHPFSRASFTAILIAGVCFGLVPGLVRLFGGTQLVPLLVASVIGTLLFLGALWLQRQPLALDALATLRPGRRGSPRHAATKGA, from the coding sequence GTGACGAGCACCAGACAGGAACCCGACCGGCGGCCAGCGGAGTCCGCACGACCGGCGTCCAGCAAGTCCGAACTCGGCGCGGTGGCCCGCGGTGGGGTGCTGAACCTCGTCGGCGCCGGCACATCGTCGGTGGCGAACTTCGTCCTCGTCGTCCTCGTCACCCGAGGCTTCGACAAGACCACCGCAGGCGTCTTCTTCACGGCGACCTCGGTGTTCCTGCTGGGCGCCAGGGTCGCCGAGCTCGGCACCACGACCGGTCTCGTCTACTTCATCTCCCGCTTCCGCAGTCTGGGCACCACCAGCCGGATCCGCGGCTCTCTGCGGATCGCGCTGCTGCCCGTGCTCGTGACGTCGGTGCTCGCCGCCGTCGTCGCGATCTTCCTCGCCCCGGACATGGCGGGGTGGCTGGTGCACGGCGACTCCGGAGACTTCGCGACCTTCCTGCGGATCCTGGTCGTGTTCCTGCCGCTGGGAGCGGCCTCCGACGCTTTGCTGTCGGCGACCCAGGGAATCGGCACCATGCGCCCGATGGTGGCCGTCGAGAAGGTCGGCCGGCCGGTCGCGCAGGTGCTCCTCACGGTGATCGCCGTCGTCCTGGGGTCGCAGCTCGTCCTGCCGTTCGCCTGGGTCGTGCCCTATCTGCCGGCGGCGGTGCTGGCAGCCTTCTGGCTGCGCAAGCTGCTGCGCCGATCCGGCGTCCGCGCCGAAGGACCCACCACGATCGAGCCTGGCCAGATCAGCGAGTTCTGGCGGTTCACCGCCCCCCGTGCCCTGGCCAGCGTCGTACAACTTGCCCTGCAACGGCTCGACATCGTCCTCGTCGCAGCGATCAAGGGCCCGATCGACGCCGCGATCTACACCGCGGCCACCCGGTTCCTCGTCGTCGGGCAGCTCGGCGCCCAGGCGATCACGACGTCGGTCCAGCCGCGGCTGAGCCAGCGGTTAGCCCGCCACGAGAAGGACGCCACCAACCACCTGTACCGCATCGCGACGGGTTGGCTGATCCTCGTCACCTGGCCGCTCTACCTGATGTGTGCAGTGTTCGCGCCGTACATGACCCGCCTCTTCGGACACGGCTACACGGCCGGCACCACAGTCGTCGTCCTGCTCTCGCTGACCATGCTGATTGCGACCGCATGCGGAATGGTCGATGTGGTCCTGATCATGGGCGGGCGCACCACGTGGAACCTGGGCAACGCGGTGCTGGCGCTGGTCGTCAACATCACCGTCGACATCCTCCTGATCCCGCACCTCGGCATTCTCGGCGCAGGGATCGGGTGGTCGGCCGCCATCCTGGTCAACAACCTCCTGCCGCTGTCTCAGATCGCCTTCGTCCTCGGACTTCACCCGTTCAGCCGCGCCAGCTTCACCGCGATCCTCATCGCCGGAGTCTGCTTCGGCCTCGTCCCGGGTCTGGTCCGACTGTTCGGCGGTACCCAGCTCGTCCCCCTGCTCGTCGCCTCCGTCATCGGCACCTTGCTGTTCCTCGGTGCGTTGTGGTTACAGCGCCAACCGCTCGCGCTCGACGCCCTCGCCACGCTGCGGCCGGGCCGCCGCGGCAGTCCGCGACACGCCGCCACGAAGGGAGCCTGA
- a CDS encoding phosphotransferase → MVPSSADGAARTAYLREIGALLWPPPASVVVAGSGADPRTPTTEVLLVPDARRPRLLVPAGKPRAAAAAVRRYSQPRSRMAWLRTQALSLSIRTGVGDKVLRDRVRVYDGSDADTIETYLCEVLGRDVRLSLHIGPPRANRKPVLQLVSDKGVTMGFAKIGVNDLTRRLVRAEGSALRTLASADLPSMTIPSVLHDGRWRELEVLVLSALPVRRRRGSSSAARVTSAAIELARVAGTTTETLAASDYWRNLAARLADAGDGRAADSLRTIIGELTARAGSTTLTFGAWHGDWSPWNMSVLRDTVLVWDWERFTTGVPVGYDLVHYALQDLVVVKRREPAGAVGDLLAVAPELLKPIGLADDVATVTAMLYLIELAGRYVVDGQAEAGARLGAPEEWLLPQLAAKIATMTGGTPS, encoded by the coding sequence TTGGTTCCCTCGAGCGCCGACGGCGCGGCGCGGACCGCCTACCTCCGAGAGATCGGCGCACTGCTGTGGCCGCCGCCGGCGTCGGTCGTCGTCGCCGGTTCCGGCGCCGACCCCCGCACGCCGACGACCGAGGTCCTTCTCGTTCCGGATGCCCGCCGGCCCCGGCTGCTCGTGCCCGCCGGAAAACCGCGGGCAGCAGCGGCCGCGGTCCGGCGTTACAGCCAACCGCGGTCACGTATGGCCTGGCTGCGGACGCAGGCACTGTCCCTGTCGATCCGGACCGGCGTCGGCGACAAGGTGTTGCGAGACCGGGTCCGCGTCTACGACGGATCGGATGCCGACACCATCGAGACCTACCTCTGCGAGGTCCTCGGCAGGGACGTTCGTCTCAGCCTGCACATCGGTCCTCCGCGGGCCAATCGCAAACCCGTGCTGCAGTTGGTCAGCGACAAGGGTGTGACGATGGGGTTCGCCAAGATCGGCGTCAACGACCTGACCCGACGGCTGGTCCGGGCCGAGGGCAGCGCCCTGCGAACTCTTGCCTCGGCGGATCTCCCCTCGATGACCATCCCCTCGGTGCTGCACGACGGCCGGTGGCGTGAGCTCGAGGTACTCGTGCTGTCGGCCCTTCCGGTGCGGCGACGCCGCGGCTCGTCATCTGCGGCGCGAGTCACGTCGGCAGCGATCGAACTTGCCCGTGTCGCCGGGACTACCACCGAGACTCTCGCCGCGAGCGACTACTGGCGAAACCTCGCCGCCCGCCTGGCCGACGCGGGAGACGGGCGTGCCGCAGACTCACTACGCACGATCATCGGCGAGCTCACAGCACGAGCGGGAAGCACCACCCTCACCTTCGGTGCATGGCACGGCGACTGGTCGCCCTGGAACATGTCCGTGCTTCGGGACACCGTCCTGGTGTGGGACTGGGAACGCTTCACGACGGGCGTCCCGGTCGGTTACGATTTGGTGCATTACGCTCTCCAGGATCTCGTCGTGGTCAAGCGTCGGGAGCCCGCCGGTGCGGTCGGTGATCTGCTTGCCGTCGCACCGGAATTGCTCAAGCCGATAGGGCTCGCCGACGACGTGGCGACCGTGACCGCGATGCTCTATCTCATCGAGCTCGCCGGCCGGTACGTCGTCGACGGGCAGGCCGAAGCCGGTGCGCGCCTGGGGGCGCCGGAAGAGTGGCTGCTGCCACAACTCGCCGCGAAGATCGCGACGATGACAGGGGGAACACCATCATGA
- a CDS encoding sulfotransferase, translating into MLPDFLIVGAQRSGTTSMYKTLSQHPAVLKAVLRKGVHYFDVGYTNGPGWYRAQFPLQYTATRTQRALGVRPLTGESSPYYMFHPLAAERIARDLPSVRLIVLLRDPVERAYSAHTHEVARGYDLEKSFERALELEEERTRGEAERIIADPTYNSHSLQHQSYVARGRYVEQIERLERAVGRDRIHVVDSQDFFEKPEPAYREVLSYLGLPELGSPDFEQHNARPRSPMSDSLRTRLDEYFLPYDERLAGWLGATPSWRR; encoded by the coding sequence ATGCTCCCGGACTTTCTCATCGTCGGCGCGCAACGCAGCGGCACCACCTCGATGTACAAGACCCTGAGTCAGCATCCTGCGGTGCTCAAAGCCGTGCTCCGTAAGGGAGTTCACTACTTCGACGTCGGTTACACCAACGGCCCCGGTTGGTATCGCGCTCAGTTCCCGCTGCAGTACACCGCGACCCGCACGCAGCGTGCCCTCGGCGTCCGCCCGTTGACCGGCGAGTCGAGCCCCTACTACATGTTCCATCCGCTCGCGGCAGAACGCATTGCCCGGGACCTACCCTCGGTCCGGCTGATCGTTCTGCTCCGTGACCCGGTAGAACGGGCGTACTCGGCACACACCCACGAGGTCGCCCGCGGCTACGACCTGGAGAAGTCCTTCGAACGTGCGCTGGAGCTCGAGGAGGAGCGGACGCGCGGCGAGGCCGAGCGCATCATCGCCGACCCGACCTACAACAGCCACAGCCTTCAGCATCAGTCCTACGTCGCCCGCGGTCGCTATGTCGAGCAGATCGAGCGCCTCGAACGCGCAGTGGGCCGCGACCGTATCCACGTCGTCGACAGCCAGGACTTCTTCGAGAAGCCCGAGCCGGCCTACCGCGAGGTGTTGTCCTACCTCGGACTCCCCGAACTCGGGTCACCGGACTTCGAGCAGCACAACGCCCGGCCGCGCTCCCCGATGTCGGACTCGCTCCGGACAAGGCTTGACGAGTACTTCCTTCCGTACGACGAGCGGCTCGCCGGATGGCTCGGCGCGACCCCCAGCTGGCGGCGGTGA
- a CDS encoding O-antigen ligase family protein: MRFFSLRPGWPLTALIVGFPLWWALGLGTFIFPILALPMAVELLRRRPIKVPPGFGVWLLFLLWVFASLVMLKANPPGTRSGSSQIISESLRIVEYLTATIVLLYAGNLTEKEMPQRRLTSLLSYLFLVTVGGGLLGLVAPRFQFTAPLELLLPHSMRTNLFVKSLVHPTAAQVQVVLGYSAPRPSAPFGYTNTWGNCLSILLVWIIVGWVIRGSSRQRIIGLIAVAISVVPIVFSLNRGLWVALGVCAIYVAVRLAARGKVVAVGVLAVVLVGGAVAFVVSPLHDVVTSRFQHGQSNSIRSYTVTQAITGATHSPILGYGSTRNTLGSAQSISVGKSATCQLCGNSTIGSNGQFWLVLISQGYVGAILYVWFFIAAAWRYRRDKSAIGMGGVLVLLQSFVYMLVYNALIVPLVLYMLSVALMWRNDMQSTSGSTTSPALSRRHSAPFTPQRATGLHR, from the coding sequence GTGCGATTCTTCTCGCTCCGGCCCGGCTGGCCGCTGACGGCGCTGATCGTGGGCTTTCCGCTGTGGTGGGCGCTGGGGCTGGGCACCTTCATCTTCCCCATCCTGGCGCTGCCTATGGCGGTCGAGTTGCTCCGCCGCCGGCCTATCAAGGTGCCGCCGGGCTTCGGGGTGTGGCTGCTCTTCCTGCTGTGGGTCTTCGCGAGCCTCGTCATGCTCAAGGCCAACCCGCCGGGCACGCGCAGCGGGAGCAGCCAGATCATTTCCGAGTCGCTACGCATCGTCGAATACCTGACCGCGACGATCGTCTTGCTGTACGCCGGAAACCTGACCGAGAAGGAGATGCCACAGCGACGGCTCACCAGCCTGCTGAGCTATCTCTTCCTGGTCACGGTCGGCGGCGGCCTCCTCGGGCTGGTGGCGCCGAGATTCCAATTCACCGCCCCCCTCGAGTTGTTGCTGCCGCATTCGATGCGGACCAACCTCTTCGTGAAGAGCCTGGTGCACCCGACGGCGGCGCAGGTCCAGGTGGTGCTCGGGTACTCGGCGCCCCGACCCAGCGCACCGTTCGGCTACACCAACACCTGGGGTAACTGTCTGTCGATCCTCTTGGTGTGGATCATCGTCGGCTGGGTCATCAGGGGCTCCTCCCGCCAGCGCATCATCGGTCTCATCGCGGTCGCGATCTCGGTCGTGCCGATCGTCTTCTCCCTCAACCGCGGCCTGTGGGTTGCGCTGGGCGTATGCGCGATTTACGTCGCCGTCCGGCTGGCCGCGCGCGGCAAGGTGGTCGCGGTCGGGGTCCTCGCCGTCGTCCTGGTGGGAGGAGCTGTCGCCTTCGTCGTATCGCCGCTGCACGACGTCGTGACCAGCCGGTTCCAGCACGGGCAGAGCAACAGCATCCGCAGCTACACGGTCACCCAAGCGATCACCGGCGCGACCCACTCGCCGATCCTCGGCTACGGAAGCACCCGCAACACGCTGGGCAGCGCGCAGTCCATCAGCGTCGGCAAATCCGCGACCTGCCAGCTGTGCGGTAACAGCACCATCGGGAGCAACGGGCAGTTCTGGTTGGTGCTGATCTCCCAGGGATACGTCGGCGCGATTCTCTATGTGTGGTTCTTCATCGCCGCGGCGTGGCGCTACCGACGGGACAAGTCTGCCATCGGCATGGGCGGCGTACTCGTCCTGCTGCAGTCCTTCGTCTACATGCTGGTCTACAACGCGCTCATCGTGCCGCTGGTCCTCTACATGTTGTCCGTCGCGCTGATGTGGCGCAACGACATGCAGAGTACGAGCGGATCCACCACCTCGCCGGCGCTGTCCCGCCGGCATTCAGCACCTTTCACCCCCCAACGAGCGACGGGGTTGCACCGGTGA